The Megalops cyprinoides isolate fMegCyp1 chromosome 9, fMegCyp1.pri, whole genome shotgun sequence genome has a window encoding:
- the shkbp1 gene encoding SH3KBP1-binding protein 1 isoform X1 yields MANLPRTGEIIHLNVGGKRFSTSRQTLTWVPDSFFSSLLSGRISTLKDETGAIFIDRDPSLFAPILNFLRTKELHPRSVNVHLLMHEAEFYGITPLVRKLQLCDELDRSSCGTVLFNGYLPPPVYPAKKRNRHSVAGPQFMSGRPGPTERVPVRRSNTMPPNLGNAGILGKVLVEERPTGQVGDPGMVRIICGHHNWIAVAYAQFVVCYRVKESSGWQQVFTSPRLDWVIDRVALNAKVMGGSLGDNDKMVAVASGTEIILWAICPDGNGSEIGVFSLNVPVEALFFVGNQLIATSHTGKVGVWNAVTKHWQNQDVVPINSYDTAGSFLLLGCNNGSIYYIDVQKFPLRMKDNDLLVTELYRDPSEDAITALSVYLTPKTSDSGNWIEIAYGTSSGTVRVIVQHPETVGSGPQLFQTFSVHRSPVTKIMLSEKHLTSVCADNNHVRTWTVTRFRGMISTQPGSTPLNSFKILSLEDIDGHAGCSAGTEIGPYGERDDQQVFIQRVVPDTDKLYVRLSSNGKRLCEVRSVDGTSITAFMVHECEGSSRIGSRPRRYLFTGHSNGSIQMWDLTTAMEIAGKVDAKALGGPTVEELLQLLDQCDLALTRTPDMSPAASFAHSSTPRASTCSLQSQSSESSRGSRGAGPFTGSLPRQAPPVPLSKPRDVGMAGLSLHPQHLGLSQASLSSTGSPRSARGHPERRSPPDAKDSAAPPRRGSFVERCQELAKSSDVDAGAGRRSLAVCNELEARLGLRTPSSFSAASFFPAAATSSSLRKTPHPSPCPAPSPAPAAAATPSRAQPSSSPRHPSASPPPEAPPSDAAAGSASEGHASPTSTSPKPRMNETSF; encoded by the exons ATGGCTAACCTACCTAGAACAGGAGAAATTATTCACCTAAACGTGGGAGGAAAAAG GTTCAGCACATCAAGGCAGACTCTGACGTGGGTCCCTGATTCTTTTTTCTCAAG TCTTCTGAGTGGTCGGATATCTACACTGAAAGATGAAACAGGAGCG ATTTTTATTGATCGGGACCCATCTCTCTTTGCGCCGATCCTCAACTTTCTTCGCACCAAAGAATTGCACCCCAG GTCAGTCAATGTGCACTTACTGATGCATGAAGCTGAGTTCTATGGAATCACTCCATTAG TTCGGAAGCTGCAGCTCTGTGATGAGCTTGACCGCTCCTCCTGCGGGACTGTCCTCTTCAACGGGTACCTCCCACCTCCAG TGTACCCGGCGAAGAAGAGGAACCGGCACAGCGTGGCAGGGCCACAGTTCATGAGCGGCCGTCCAGGCCCTACGGAAAGGGTGCCAGTGAGACGCAGCAACACCATGCCACCCAACCTCGGCAATGCTGGCATACTAGGCAAAGTGCTAGTGGAGGAGAGGCCCACGG GGCAAGTGGGCGACCCGGGCATGGTCCGCATCATATGTGGACACCACAACTGGATCGCTGTGGCCTATGCCCAGTTTGTGGTCTGCTACAG GGTGAAGGAGTCGTCCGGCTGGCAGCAGGTGTTCACCAGCCCGCGCCTGGACTGGGTGATTGACAGGGTGGCACTCAACGCCAAGGTGATGGGCGGCTCCCTGGGGGACAACGACAAAATGGTGGCAGTGGCTTCCGGTACAGAGATTATACTCTGGGCCATCTGCCCGGATGGAAACGGCAGCGAAATCG GTGTCTTCAGTCTGAACGTGCCTGTGGAGGCTCTCTTCTTTGTTGGAAATCAGCTGATCGCCACCAGCCACACGGGTAAAGTGGGTGTGTGGAACGCTGTGACCAAACACTGGCAG AATCAAGACGTGGTTCCCATAAACAGCTATGACACAGCTGGCTCTTTCCTGTTGCTTGGATGTAATAATGGATCCATATATTATATCG ATGTCCAGAAGTTCCCCTTAAGGATGAAGGACAATGACCTCTTGGTGACGGAGCTGTACCGCGACCCCAGCGAAGATGCCATCACTGCCCTCAGTGTCTACCTCACGCCCAAAACAA GCGACAGCGGGAACTGGATCGAGATTGCCTATGGGACCAGCTCGGGCACCGTGCGGGTCATCGTCCAGCACCCTGAGACCGTGGGCTCCGGCCCCCAGCTCTTCCAGACCTTCTCCGTCCACCGTAGCCCTGTCACCAAGATCATGCTGTCGGAGAAGCACCTCACCTCAG TCTGCGCGGACAACAACCACGTGCGCACCTGGACGGTGACCCGTTTCCGGGGCATGATTTCCACCCAGCCCGGCTCCACCCCCCTGAACTCCTTCAAGATCCTGTCCCTGGAGGACATCGACGGCCACGCGGGCTGCAGCGCTGGCACGGAGATCG GGCCCTATGGGGAGAGGGATGACCAACAGGTGTTCATACAGAGAGTGGTGCCAGATACCGACAAGCTCTATGTGCGCCTCTCCTCCAATGGGAAAAG GCTGTGTGAAGTGCGCTCAGTGGATGGCACCTCCATCACTGCATTCATGGTGCACGAGTGCGAGGGGTCCAGTCGCATCGGCTCCCGCCCACGCCGCTACCTCTTCACCGGCCACAGCAACGGCAGCATCCAGATGTGGGACCTCACCACTGCCATGGAGATCGCAGGAAAGGTGGACGCCAAGG CCCTGGGTGGGCCCAcggtggaggagctgctgcagctgctggaccAGTGTGACCTGGCGCTGACCCGCACCCCCGACATGAGCCCTGCGGCCTCCTTCGCCCACTCCTCCACCCCTCGCGCGTCTACGTGCAG CCTGCAGTCACAGTCGAGTGAGAGCTCCCGGGGGTCCAGGGGCGCGGGCCCCTTCACGGGCAGCCTGCCCCGCCAGGCCCCGCCGGTGCCTCTCAGCAAGCCCCGGGACGTGGGCATGGCAGGGCTGTCCCTTCACCCCCAGCACCTGGGCCTCAGCCAGGCCTCCCTGAGCAGCACGGGCAGCCCCCGCTCCGCCCGGGGTCACCCGGAGCGCCGGTCCCCGCCCGACGCCAAGGACAGCGCCGCGCCCCCGAGGCGGGGCAGCTTCGTGGAACGCTGCCAGGAGCTGGCCAAGAGCTCGGACGTGGACGCGGGCGCGGGGCGCCGCAGCCTGGCCGTGTGCAACGAGCTGGAGGCACGGCTGGGCCTGCGgaccccctcctccttctctgccGCGTCGTTCTTCCCCGCCGCGGCCACGTCCTCCTCCCTGCGCAAAACCCCGCACCCCTCGCCttgccccgcccccagccctgcccctgCAGCAGCGGCCACGCCCAGTCGTGcccagccctcctcctccccccggCACCCCAGCGCCTCCCCGCCCCCTGAGGCCCCGCCTTCTGATGCTGCCGCTGGCTCCGCCTCTGAGGGTCACGCCTCCCCAACCTCTACTAGCCCAAAACCCCGCATGAATGAGACCAGTTTCTGA
- the shkbp1 gene encoding SH3KBP1-binding protein 1 isoform X2, translating into MHEAEFYGITPLVRKLQLCDELDRSSCGTVLFNGYLPPPVYPAKKRNRHSVAGPQFMSGRPGPTERVPVRRSNTMPPNLGNAGILGKVLVEERPTGQVGDPGMVRIICGHHNWIAVAYAQFVVCYRVKESSGWQQVFTSPRLDWVIDRVALNAKVMGGSLGDNDKMVAVASGTEIILWAICPDGNGSEIGVFSLNVPVEALFFVGNQLIATSHTGKVGVWNAVTKHWQNQDVVPINSYDTAGSFLLLGCNNGSIYYIDVQKFPLRMKDNDLLVTELYRDPSEDAITALSVYLTPKTSDSGNWIEIAYGTSSGTVRVIVQHPETVGSGPQLFQTFSVHRSPVTKIMLSEKHLTSVCADNNHVRTWTVTRFRGMISTQPGSTPLNSFKILSLEDIDGHAGCSAGTEIGPYGERDDQQVFIQRVVPDTDKLYVRLSSNGKRLCEVRSVDGTSITAFMVHECEGSSRIGSRPRRYLFTGHSNGSIQMWDLTTAMEIAGKVDAKALGGPTVEELLQLLDQCDLALTRTPDMSPAASFAHSSTPRASTCSLQSQSSESSRGSRGAGPFTGSLPRQAPPVPLSKPRDVGMAGLSLHPQHLGLSQASLSSTGSPRSARGHPERRSPPDAKDSAAPPRRGSFVERCQELAKSSDVDAGAGRRSLAVCNELEARLGLRTPSSFSAASFFPAAATSSSLRKTPHPSPCPAPSPAPAAAATPSRAQPSSSPRHPSASPPPEAPPSDAAAGSASEGHASPTSTSPKPRMNETSF; encoded by the exons ATGCATGAAGCTGAGTTCTATGGAATCACTCCATTAG TTCGGAAGCTGCAGCTCTGTGATGAGCTTGACCGCTCCTCCTGCGGGACTGTCCTCTTCAACGGGTACCTCCCACCTCCAG TGTACCCGGCGAAGAAGAGGAACCGGCACAGCGTGGCAGGGCCACAGTTCATGAGCGGCCGTCCAGGCCCTACGGAAAGGGTGCCAGTGAGACGCAGCAACACCATGCCACCCAACCTCGGCAATGCTGGCATACTAGGCAAAGTGCTAGTGGAGGAGAGGCCCACGG GGCAAGTGGGCGACCCGGGCATGGTCCGCATCATATGTGGACACCACAACTGGATCGCTGTGGCCTATGCCCAGTTTGTGGTCTGCTACAG GGTGAAGGAGTCGTCCGGCTGGCAGCAGGTGTTCACCAGCCCGCGCCTGGACTGGGTGATTGACAGGGTGGCACTCAACGCCAAGGTGATGGGCGGCTCCCTGGGGGACAACGACAAAATGGTGGCAGTGGCTTCCGGTACAGAGATTATACTCTGGGCCATCTGCCCGGATGGAAACGGCAGCGAAATCG GTGTCTTCAGTCTGAACGTGCCTGTGGAGGCTCTCTTCTTTGTTGGAAATCAGCTGATCGCCACCAGCCACACGGGTAAAGTGGGTGTGTGGAACGCTGTGACCAAACACTGGCAG AATCAAGACGTGGTTCCCATAAACAGCTATGACACAGCTGGCTCTTTCCTGTTGCTTGGATGTAATAATGGATCCATATATTATATCG ATGTCCAGAAGTTCCCCTTAAGGATGAAGGACAATGACCTCTTGGTGACGGAGCTGTACCGCGACCCCAGCGAAGATGCCATCACTGCCCTCAGTGTCTACCTCACGCCCAAAACAA GCGACAGCGGGAACTGGATCGAGATTGCCTATGGGACCAGCTCGGGCACCGTGCGGGTCATCGTCCAGCACCCTGAGACCGTGGGCTCCGGCCCCCAGCTCTTCCAGACCTTCTCCGTCCACCGTAGCCCTGTCACCAAGATCATGCTGTCGGAGAAGCACCTCACCTCAG TCTGCGCGGACAACAACCACGTGCGCACCTGGACGGTGACCCGTTTCCGGGGCATGATTTCCACCCAGCCCGGCTCCACCCCCCTGAACTCCTTCAAGATCCTGTCCCTGGAGGACATCGACGGCCACGCGGGCTGCAGCGCTGGCACGGAGATCG GGCCCTATGGGGAGAGGGATGACCAACAGGTGTTCATACAGAGAGTGGTGCCAGATACCGACAAGCTCTATGTGCGCCTCTCCTCCAATGGGAAAAG GCTGTGTGAAGTGCGCTCAGTGGATGGCACCTCCATCACTGCATTCATGGTGCACGAGTGCGAGGGGTCCAGTCGCATCGGCTCCCGCCCACGCCGCTACCTCTTCACCGGCCACAGCAACGGCAGCATCCAGATGTGGGACCTCACCACTGCCATGGAGATCGCAGGAAAGGTGGACGCCAAGG CCCTGGGTGGGCCCAcggtggaggagctgctgcagctgctggaccAGTGTGACCTGGCGCTGACCCGCACCCCCGACATGAGCCCTGCGGCCTCCTTCGCCCACTCCTCCACCCCTCGCGCGTCTACGTGCAG CCTGCAGTCACAGTCGAGTGAGAGCTCCCGGGGGTCCAGGGGCGCGGGCCCCTTCACGGGCAGCCTGCCCCGCCAGGCCCCGCCGGTGCCTCTCAGCAAGCCCCGGGACGTGGGCATGGCAGGGCTGTCCCTTCACCCCCAGCACCTGGGCCTCAGCCAGGCCTCCCTGAGCAGCACGGGCAGCCCCCGCTCCGCCCGGGGTCACCCGGAGCGCCGGTCCCCGCCCGACGCCAAGGACAGCGCCGCGCCCCCGAGGCGGGGCAGCTTCGTGGAACGCTGCCAGGAGCTGGCCAAGAGCTCGGACGTGGACGCGGGCGCGGGGCGCCGCAGCCTGGCCGTGTGCAACGAGCTGGAGGCACGGCTGGGCCTGCGgaccccctcctccttctctgccGCGTCGTTCTTCCCCGCCGCGGCCACGTCCTCCTCCCTGCGCAAAACCCCGCACCCCTCGCCttgccccgcccccagccctgcccctgCAGCAGCGGCCACGCCCAGTCGTGcccagccctcctcctccccccggCACCCCAGCGCCTCCCCGCCCCCTGAGGCCCCGCCTTCTGATGCTGCCGCTGGCTCCGCCTCTGAGGGTCACGCCTCCCCAACCTCTACTAGCCCAAAACCCCGCATGAATGAGACCAGTTTCTGA
- the LOC118782680 gene encoding spectrin beta chain, non-erythrocytic 4-like isoform X2, with translation MLMASDTTRDEGQKLHKKWLKHQAFMAELAQNKEWLEKIEKEGQQLIQEKPELSSVVRRKLGEIRECWLDLETTTQAKARQLFEANKADLLVQSYTSLDHQLSQLEEELSTVDQGQDLTSVNKQLKKLQTMESQMEEWYKEVGELQVQAASIPQQGLVRDTMSEKQAVVETRIVRLIEPLKERRRILLASKEVHQVSRDLEDEILWVQERLPMATSKEHGNSLQAVQQLMKKNQTLQRELQGHRARVEDVLDRAGVIASIRSPEADSVRAGMEQLRQLWEALRAETEHRQLTLDAMYQAQQYYFDVAEVEAWLSEQELHMMNEEKGKDEPSTLQLLKKHLVLEQTIEDYAETIGLLSQQCRQLLELGHPDSEQISKRQSQIDRLYVSLKDLVEERKSRLEQQYWLYQLNREVDELEQWIAEREVVASSPELGQDFEHVTILQEKFTEFASETGTLGQERVLAVNQMVDELIDYGHTDAATIAEWKDGVNEAWADLLELMETRAQMLAASHQLHKFFADCREVLVQIDDKQRRLPEVRAHQGGTANTSTLQRIMHTFEQDIQLLVTQVRQLQESAAQLRTVYAGEKAEAIVLKEQEVIQAWKELLTYCEECRVQITTATDKLRFFSMVRDLIMWMDSIICQIGTGEKPRDVSSVEVLMNYHQGLKNEVEARNKNMLQCVEMGKTLLAARNPAAEEIREKLDKVLAKQRELTEKWDKHWEVLQHMLEVHQFAQEAVVAEAWLTAQEPFINSKELGGSVDEVEQLIRRHEAFRKAAATWEERFSSLRRLTTVEKLKAEQSKLPPTPLLGRKVFLDPQETSPSRSAASSLMRQTIYEHAEPRLERQLLEPPTSSVARRLGSMVASYTPVLNASAPYRGLDGRGGGGGVAVAPAVEAKVAYVRQDLKPERLQPKIDHIHEAVRPLLEMEREKEREAAAAAVVVAAEVVAAARETGRELLNGDSPRDTPTGGRSDPQPDHRRDRRLERQASSEQEIQARRDELPQEVWRERRERRLERQTSSEQEGHGHEPRRRDRHRLDRQESSEQETTREHSDKRSAGEKRSTLAEIVEQLQEREAAQARGEVPRLPNGLPEKSSRPDRPRARDRPKPRRRPRPKEPSTGETRRSRSAPAQSSPPVPQPPTHTAQREGFLFRKLDIESQKKSSNRSWVNLYCVLNKGEIGFYKDAKNTTTPYNNEPLLNLSSCTCDVTNGYKKKKNVFTLKTKDGSEFLFHAKDEEDLKGWITNITTSIAEHEEIAKWGQPQPTTSSTDEGTRRDGSKADRSEKGERSDRGDKAEKGERSERSEKGEKPEKAGKTDKRSSASGKKK, from the exons GAGGGCCAGCAGCTGATCCAGGAGAAGCCGGAACTGAGCTCAGTGGTGCGGCGGAAGCTGGGGGAGATCCGCGAGTGTTGGCTGGACCTGGAGACCACCACGCAGGCCAAGGCCCGGCAGCTATTCGAGGCCAACAAGGCTGACCTGCTGGTGCAGAGCTACACCAGCCTGGACCACCAGCTGtcccagctggaggaggagctctCCACCGTGGACCAGGGCCAGGACCTGACCAGCGTCAACAAGCAGCTGAAGAAACTTCag ACCATGGAGTCCCAGATGGAGGAGTGGTACAAGGAGGTGGGCGAGCTGCAGGTGCAGGCTGCCTCCATCCCCCAGCAGGGCCTGGTCCGGGACACCATGAGCGAGAAGCAGGCGGTGGTGGAGACGCGTATCGTGCGCCTTATTGAGCCCCTCAAGGAGCGCCGCCGCATCCTGCTGGCCTCCAAGGAGGTGCACCAAGTCAGCCGCGACCTGGAGGATGAGATT CTGTGGGTGCAGGAGCGCCTCCCCATGGCCACCTCCAAGGAGCACGGGAACAGCCTGCAGGCCGTTCAGCAGCTCATGAAGAAAAACCAG ACCCTGCAGCGGGAGCTTCAGGGCCACCGGGCGCGGGTGGAAGACGTGCTGGACCGCGCCGGGGTCATCGCCTCCATCCGGAGCCCCGAGGCGGACTCGGTGCGGGCCGGCATGGAGCAGCTGCGGCAGCTGTGGGAGGCCCTGCGGGCGGAGACGGAGCACAGGCAGCTGACTCTGGACGCCATGTACCAGGCGCAGCAGTACTACTTCGACGTGGCTGAGGTGGAGGCCTGGCTGAGCGAGCAGGAGCTGCACATGATGAACGAGGAGAAAGGCAAG GATGAGCCCAGcaccctgcagctgctgaagaagCACCTGGTGTTGGAGCAGACCATCGAGGACTACGCGGAGACAATAGGCCTTCTATCCCAGCAGTGCAGACAGCTTCTGGAGCTGGGACACCCGGACAG cgAGCAGATCAGCAAGCGGCAGTCGCAGATCGACCGGCTCTACGTGTCCCTGAAAGACCTGGTGGAGGAGCGCAAGTCCAGGCTGGAGCAGCAGTACTGGCTGTACCAGCTGAACCGGGAGGTGGACGAGCTGGAGCAGTGGATTGCCGAGCGCGAGGTGGTGGCCAGCTCCCCCGAGCTCGGGCAGGACTTCGAGCACGTCACG ATCTTGCAGGAGAAGTTCACGGAGTTTGCCTCCGAGACGGGGACGCTGGGCCAGGAACGGGTTTTGGCAGTCAACCAGATGGTGGACGAGCTGATTGACTACGGCCACACGGACGCGGCCACCATCGCTGAGTGGAAGGACGGGGTGAACGAAGCCTGGGCTGACCTGCTGGAGCTCATGGAGACCCGGGCGCAGATGCTGGCCGCCTCCCACCAGCTACACAAGTTCTTTGCTGACTGCCGGGAG GTCCTGGTGCAGATTGACGACAAGCAGAGGCGGTTGCCGGAGGTCCGGGCGCACCAGGGCGGCACAGCCAACACTAGCACGCTGCAGAGGATCATGCACACCTTTGAGCAGGACATCCAGCTGCTGGTTACCCAG GtgaggcagctgcaggagagcgCGGCCCAGCTGCGGACAGTCTACGCCGGGGAGAAAGCCGAAGCCATCGTTTTGAAGGAGCAGGAGGTCATCCAGGCCTGGAAGGAGCTGTTGACCTACTGCGAAGAGTGCCGGGTGCAGATCACCACGGCGACGGACAAGCTGCGCTTTTTCAGCATGGTGCGCGACCTGATCATGTGGATGGACAGCATCATCTGTCAGATCGGGACAGGAGAGAAGCCCAG GGACGTGTCCTCCGTGGAGGTGCTGATGAACTACCACCAGGGCCTGAAGAACGAGGTGGAGGCACGCAACAAGAAtatgctgcagtgtgtggagaTGGGCAAGACGCTGCTGGCCGCCCGCAACCCGGCTGCCGAGGAG ATCAGGGAGAAGCTGGATAAGGTTCTGGCCAAGCAGAGGGAGCTTACAGAGAAATGGGACAAGCATTGGGAAGTGTTACAACACA tgCTGGAGGTGCACCAGTTTGCCCAGGAGGCAGTGGTGGCGGAGGCCTGGCTGACGGCCCAGGAGCCCTTCATCAACAGCAAGGAGCTGGGAGGCAGCGTGGACGAGGTGGAGCAGCTGATCCGCCGACACGAAGCCTTCCGCAAGGCCGCCGCCACCTGGGAGGAGCGCTTCAGCTCGCTGCGGCGGCTCACCACC GTGGAGAAGCTGAAAGCGGAGCAGAGCAAGCTGCCCCCGACGCCGCTGCTGGGGCGCAAGGTGTTCCTGGACCCGCAGGAGACCTCGCCCTCGCGGAGCGCTGCCTCCTCCCTGATGCGGCAGACCATCTACGAGCACGCAGAGCCGCGGCTGGAGAGGCAGCTGCTGGAGCCGCCCACGTCCTCTGTCGCCCGGAGGCTGGGCTCCATGGTGGCCAGCTACACGCCCGTCCTCAACGCCTCCGCCCCCTACAGGGGCCTGGACGGGCGAGGCggcggtgggggggtggcggtggcACCTGCTGTGGAGGCCAAGGTGGCCTACGTGCGACAGGACCTGAAGCCCGAGCGGCTGCAGCCCAAGATCGACCACATCCATGAGGCGgtgcgccctctgctggagatGGAGCGGGAGAAGGAGCGGGaggcggcagcggcggcggtgGTGGTGGCGGCCGAGGTGGTGGCAGCAGCGCGTGAGACCGGAAGGGAGCTGCTGAACGGCGACTCCCCGCGGGACACCCCAACGGGTGGCCGCTCCGACCCCCAGCCAGACCACAGGCGGGACCGGCGGCTAGAGCGGCAGGCCTCCAGCGAGCAGGAGATCCAGGCTCGGCGGGACGAGCTGCCGCAGGAGGTGTGGAGGGAGCGGCGCGAGAGGCGGCTGGAGAGGCAGACGTCCAGCGAGCAGGAGGGCCATGGGCATGAGCCCCGTCGCAGGGACCGTCACCGGCTGGACAGGCAGGAGTCCAGCGAACAGGAGACCACCAGGGAGCACTCGGACAAGCGCTCTGCGGG GGAGAAGCGGTCCACCTTGGCAGAAATTGTGGAGCAGCtacaagagagagaggcagcgcAG GCGCGGGGTGAGGTGCCCCGTCTTCCCAATGGCCTCCCCGAGAAGTCATCTCGACCCGACCGGCCGCGGGCGAGGGACCGGCCGAAACCGCGCCGGAGGCCCCGGCCCAAAGAGCCCAGCACCGGGGAGACGCGGCGGTCCCGCTCGGCGCCGGCCCAGAGCAGCCCGCCCGTGCCCCAGCCGCCGACGCACACGGCCCAGCGCGAGGGCTTCCTCTTCCGCAAGCTGGACATCGAGAGCCAGAAGAAGAGCTCCAACAG GTCCTGGGTGAACCTCTACTGCGTGCTTAACAAGGGCGAGATCGGCTTCTACAAGGACGCCAAGAACACCACCACACCTTACAACAACGAGCCGCTGCTCAACCTCAGCAGCTGCACCTGCGACGTCACCAACGGctacaagaagaagaagaacgTCTTCACGCTCAA AACAAAAGATGGCAGCGAATTCCTGTTCCATGCGAAGGATGAG GAGGACCTGAAGGGCTGGATCACGAACATCACCACCAGCATTGCCGAGCACGAGGAGATCGCCAAATGGGGGCAGCCCCAGCCTACTACCTCTTCCACAGACGAGGGCACGCGAAGGGACGGCAGCAAGGCCGACCGGTCGGAGAAGGGCGAGCGGTCTGACCGAGGGGACAAGGCGGAGAAGGGCGAGCGGTCGGAGAGGTCGGAGAAAGGCGAGAAGCCGGAGAAAGCGGGGAAAACGGACAAGCGCTCCAGCGCGTCGGGGAAGAAGAAATGA